Within the Corynebacterium tuberculostearicum genome, the region CAATTGCGGCGGTCAGGGTGGTGTAGCCATCCCAGTCATCTTCCTGCAGCGGATCCTCGATGGAGACGATCGGGTACTGGTCGATGAGGTCCTCGTAGACCTTGGACATTTCTTCAGCGGTGTGCTCGCCACCCTCGAAGTGGTACTTGCCGTCCTTGAAGAACTCGGAGGAAGCAACGTCGAGTGCCAGGGCTACGTCCTTGCCGGGCTCGAAGCCGGCCTTCTTGATGGCGTCCACGATGACGTCGAGAGCAGCCTTGGTGGAGTCAACGGACGGAGCGAAGCCACCCTCGTCGCCCAGGCCAGTGGACAGACCCTTGTCCTTCAGCACTGCTTTCAGTGCGTGGTAGACCTCGGCGCCCATGCGCAGAGCCTCGGCGAAGGACTCCGCACCAATCGGAGCGATCATGAATTCCTGAACGTCAACGCCGGAGTCAGCGTGTGCGCCGCCGTTGAGGATGTTCATCATTGGCACTGGCAGCACGTGAGCGTTTGGGCCGCCGATGTAGCGGTACAGCGGCAGTGCAGCGGACTCTGCAGCGGCCTTGGCTGCGGCGATGGAAACGCCCAGGATGGCGTTTGCGCCGAGCTCGGACTTGTTATCGGTACCGTCCAGCTTAATCAGTGCCTGGTCAATGAGGCGCTGGTCGTCAGCTTCGAAGCCGGCAATCTCATCGGCAATCTTCTCGTTGATGTTCTCAACAGCCTTCAGAACACCCTTACCCTGGTAGCGCTCGCCACCGTCGCGCAGCTCGTGAGCCTCGTGCACACCGGTAGAAGCACCGGAAGGAACGCCGGCAACACCGCGGGCGCCGTCATCAAGGAAGACCTCGGCCTCAATGGTTGGGTTGCCACGGGAATCAAGAATTTCGCGGGCGAAAGTGTGGATGATATCAGCCATGCTGTTTTTCACTCCTCATAAAAAAGTTCGCTCTGGACCAGCCGGCCCAGCTACGTTGTCAATTGTTGCAGAAAACTTTACTGTGTGACGCTACTTGGCACTTTGCGGAACCGAGTAAGCATTGGCGGCGTGTGCAACTTTATGCAAATACTCGCTGGACTGATTGTAATTTAGGACTGCTTCCTCCCACTGTTCTGGGTTAGAGAGATCTCTATCACCAAAACATAAAAGTCCGGCGGCGCCAACTGCGGCGTCGTCGATTTGGTTGGGGTCCGCCTTCCCATCGCCGTTGGCATCAGCGCCCACCGACTCCCACGTGGTCGGGATAAATTGCATCGGGCCGACGGCGCGGTCATATTCGGAGTCCCCATCGATGTCGCCATTATCGGTATCTGGGGTGTGCGCCGTATTGTTCAGGCCATCGAGGGCGATGCCGTTGATGGGTGGTTGGGGGTAGCCGGCGTCGTCAAGCTTGGAGGGCTTAAACCAATTGCCGTTGTAGGTGCCATGGCGGGTCTCCACGTAGCCCAGCCCGGCAAGGGTATTCCAGCGCAGATGACAATTCGGCCATTTTTGCTGAGCGATGAGTTCGGCGTTGCCATAAGCGCGCAGAGCGGCCGGTGGGATACCAGTCTGCTCAGCTAGGTCAGAGGCCCAGTAGGTAAGCTTGTCCGCGGTGCGGCCGGGGGCGTTGACGTCAATATGCGCGACCTCTTTGCCTTCAACGGGCGGAATGTTCTCCGGTACGGGCTCCTGGGAAGTGCCGTGCCCCGTCAACAGCCATGCCACCAACGCGATGATCACGGCTACGGCCACCCCGCAGCCCCCGAATATCTGCAGGAGCCTCTTCATGAGAAGCCATCCTACATTCCCTTGCCTTCGCGCCACAGCCTCTCTTGCGTGTCAACGTCGACAATCTCCGTGGTGCCATCAAATAGGTATGGGGCGCGGGCGCGCATTTTGGTGAGGAAGCTCTGGGCGACGTCGTCAAGCGAAAAGGTGGAGATTTCCGCATGGAAGAGCACCTGGAGGAAGACATCCCCCAATTCCTTGAGCATCTCGCTTTCCGGTTCGCGATTGCGCACGGCCGCGGCGAATTCGGCAGATTCCTCCTCAAGATAAGGCAAGAGTGAGGTATGGGTTTGCTCGCGCTCCCACTCCCCAATGCGCCGCGCCGTGGCCATGGTCTGGCGCGCCTGCATGATGGGATCCGCAAGGGATTCGGCGCGAATGACGGACTCGCCGCTAGCGAGGCGGGCGCGAGTTTCCGGATCGTGTTCGTCGGTGCTTACCAAGGTGCCGGTGGCGTCCTCGCCTACCAGCAGATCGGAAAAATTCCACCGTACGGACACGGGTACCTCACCCGTGAAGTGGACGGGGCCACGCAGCTTCCCGTGTGCCTGCATGGGGATCATGGTGGGCCAGCGTTCATCGAGCAACAGCACAGTCATGTGCACAAAGTCTAGCCCGAGTTCCCATTATGGGGCTATTCAAGGTATTTTAGGCCAATGACCTCCAGCCAGAATAAATCCCACTCCGTGACGTTGTGGACCCTCGTCGCGCTGATTATCGGTTCCACCGTGGGCGCGGGCATTTTCTCGCTGCCCCAAAACATTGCTTCCGTTGCCGGCCCAGGCGCGATGCTCATTGGCTGGCTGGTAGCGGGCATCGGCATGCTCTCTGTGGCGTTTGTTTTTCAGATTCTGGCCCGCCGCAAGCCGCACCTTGATTCTGGCGTTTATTCCTACGTGCGTGCCGGCCTCGGCGATTTTATTGGTTTTACCTCCGGCTGGGGCTACTGGCTGGGCTCCGTTATGGCGCAGGTGGGTTATGCCACCCTCTTTTTCAATACCTTGGGCCATTACCTGCCGCTTTTCGACGCCGACCATTACTGGACCTCCGCCATCGCCGTCTCCCTCCTATCTTGGGGCATTTTTGCGGTCCTTGCTCGCGGCATCAAGCAAGCAGCGTTCATGAACCTCATCACCACAATTACCAAGATTGTGCCCATCCTGGCCTTTGTGGTGCTCATTGCATTCCTCGGGTTCAGCTGGGATAAATTCACCTTGGATTTCTGGGGACGCGCGTCTGAGGCCAGCGTCTTTGAGCAGGTCCAGGGAATCATGCTCTTTACCGTGTGGGTCTTCATTGGTGTGGAGGGCGCATCCGTTTATTCCAAGCAGGCTTCTAAGCGCACCGACGTCGGCCGCGCGACCGTCATCGGCTTCTTCTCCGTGCTGGCGCTGCTGGTTTCCGTGTCTACCTTGAGCTTTGGCGTGATGAGCAAAGAAGAATTAGCCGCGCTGCCAGATAATTCCATGGCATCTGTGCTCACCGAGGTCATCGGCCCCTGGGGCG harbors:
- a CDS encoding amino acid permease, which produces MTSSQNKSHSVTLWTLVALIIGSTVGAGIFSLPQNIASVAGPGAMLIGWLVAGIGMLSVAFVFQILARRKPHLDSGVYSYVRAGLGDFIGFTSGWGYWLGSVMAQVGYATLFFNTLGHYLPLFDADHYWTSAIAVSLLSWGIFAVLARGIKQAAFMNLITTITKIVPILAFVVLIAFLGFSWDKFTLDFWGRASEASVFEQVQGIMLFTVWVFIGVEGASVYSKQASKRTDVGRATVIGFFSVLALLVSVSTLSFGVMSKEELAALPDNSMASVLTEVIGPWGGALVSIGLCLSVLGAYVSWQMLCAEPIVMMAIDGLIPRRIGTINVAGAPWVAQLISTMAIQLFIIVFYLNEASYNAMVQLATIMYLLPYIFSSLYLLLLALRGKGLSHPQAGIKFDLSGPEVSRKDNRKHLVISLLAFIYSLWLIYAADLVYVLLGALAVVPGLIPYVGTRLWKKERIFNTFEWCVVAIVLAGAATAIWGLSTGWLTL
- the eno gene encoding phosphopyruvate hydratase, with the translated sequence MADIIHTFAREILDSRGNPTIEAEVFLDDGARGVAGVPSGASTGVHEAHELRDGGERYQGKGVLKAVENINEKIADEIAGFEADDQRLIDQALIKLDGTDNKSELGANAILGVSIAAAKAAAESAALPLYRYIGGPNAHVLPVPMMNILNGGAHADSGVDVQEFMIAPIGAESFAEALRMGAEVYHALKAVLKDKGLSTGLGDEGGFAPSVDSTKAALDVIVDAIKKAGFEPGKDVALALDVASSEFFKDGKYHFEGGEHTAEEMSKVYEDLIDQYPIVSIEDPLQEDDWDGYTTLTAAIGEKVQIVGDDFFVTNPARLQEGIEKKAANALLVKVNQIGTLTETFDAVELAHRNGYRTMMSHRSGETEDTTIADLAVALNCGQIKTGAPARSERVAKYNQLLRIEQELGDGAVYAGRSAFPRFKA
- a CDS encoding MazG nucleotide pyrophosphohydrolase domain-containing protein — translated: MTVLLLDERWPTMIPMQAHGKLRGPVHFTGEVPVSVRWNFSDLLVGEDATGTLVSTDEHDPETRARLASGESVIRAESLADPIMQARQTMATARRIGEWEREQTHTSLLPYLEEESAEFAAAVRNREPESEMLKELGDVFLQVLFHAEISTFSLDDVAQSFLTKMRARAPYLFDGTTEIVDVDTQERLWREGKGM
- a CDS encoding lytic transglycosylase domain-containing protein, giving the protein MKRLLQIFGGCGVAVAVIIALVAWLLTGHGTSQEPVPENIPPVEGKEVAHIDVNAPGRTADKLTYWASDLAEQTGIPPAALRAYGNAELIAQQKWPNCHLRWNTLAGLGYVETRHGTYNGNWFKPSKLDDAGYPQPPINGIALDGLNNTAHTPDTDNGDIDGDSEYDRAVGPMQFIPTTWESVGADANGDGKADPNQIDDAAVGAAGLLCFGDRDLSNPEQWEEAVLNYNQSSEYLHKVAHAANAYSVPQSAK